In Paraburkholderia youngii, the genomic stretch CGATACCTGAGAGATTGCGCCGCCGCGACTGGCTCAATGAGCTCGATTCGTCACGGGGAAACGCGCGCCCCTTCGGTGGGCAGCTTGCCTGCGGTGCACCACGTGCGACGCGGATGGCTACTGCCGCTCTCCAGAGTGCGAAAAAACCGCCGGAAGACGGGTTTTTCGACGCGGTCGGTCCTTTTGCCTGAGAGTTTGCGGGTGTGCCCCTTCGGCGGCGCGGCCTGCGATTTTCCGCTTGCCAGCACGCTCTCCCGACGCGTGCGGCGAATGTACGCGACGGGCCGGGGCTTGTCAAATAAAGGGCCGGGAGCGCTCACTCGCCGATCGCATGAGCCGCATTGTCCAGTTCCTGGTTCAGCACGCGCTGTTCTTCCGCGGACAAACCGCCACCGTGCTGCGTGGCCATGTCACGCGCTTCCTGACGGATCGTCTCGAGGCGGTGATGCAGCGCGGCGCCTTGCGGCGGGGGGTAATAGCCCTGATTCACCCGAGTGTCGATACGGCGCGCGAGATTGTCGATGCGGCCCTCGACCTGATGCAGGCGCTGGTCCGCGATCTGCTGCGGAGTGGGGCTCGGGTGCGGGGCCGGCGGCGGCGTTACCACGCAGGCGGCGACGGAGCCGAGCAGCGCGCATGCAACAAGGGCACGGATGATTCGAGACATGGATTCTCCAGGAGTCGTTGTCGTATCGATTGCTACCTCGCTAGCAACGGATGACGAGGAACGCCCGCTGACCTCGGCAGCGGGCGAATTTGTAACGTTATGTTCCTTTCTGGAACGTCAGGAAAGGCCCGCGCCGACGGCCTTTACGGCGCGGAAGGTCATCCTGTTTTCGGTACACAGACCGCGCGAGCACGGTGCCACGCGCAGCGATGCAAGGCTCAGCGAATGCGCTCGAACGGCAGCCGCACGCCCTGCTCGGAGCTGCGCGCGGCCAGTTCGATGATCGTCATGACGTCGACCGCGTCGCGCGTGCTGACCGGAAATGCGACGCCGTTCTGGATCGTGTCGGCCAACGCAATATAGAAGCCTGCGTACTCGCCGTTGCGGGTGGGCAATTCACGCTCGACTTCCTCGTCGCCTTCGAGCACGCGCAGCACGCCGGGGGTGTTGCCGGCGCCGAAGCCTGCGTCGCCGGGGCGCAGGCCGGCTTTCAGCTGATCTTCCTGGGTGTCGAGGCCGTGTTTCACATAGCTCCCGCGCGTTCCATGGATCGCAAAGCGCGGTCCCGGCAACGCGGTCAGCGCGCTTGCATGCAGCACGACCTCGAACTCCTCGTAGCCGAGCTGGATGTGCACGTAGTCGGGTGCGCTTGCGTCGTCGCGATGCGTGCGCACCGTCGCCGAGACGGTCTGCGGTGCGCCGAAGAGGGCGAGCGTCTGATCGATCAGATGCGGACCGAGATCGAACAGCAGACCGCCGCCGCGCGTCACATCCTCGCGCCAGCGCTGACGCACGCCCGGCCGGAAGCGGTCGAAATGCGATTCGTAATGCGTGACGCGACCCAGTTCCACGCGCGCGAGCAGGTCGCGTACGGTCAGAAAATCGCCGTCCCAGCGGCGGTTGTGAAAGGGTGCGAACAGCTTGCCGCGGGCGAGCGCGATATTGGCAAGGGTGTGGGCGTCGGCGGCGCTCAGCGTGACAGGCTTGTCGACGACCACGTGCTTGCCGGCTTCGAGCGTGCGGCGCGCGAGGTCGAAGTGGGTGTCGTTGGGCGTTGCGATCACGACGCAGTCGATGTCGTCGAGCGCGAGCAACGCGTCGAGATCGGCGACGATCTTCGCGTGCGGATAGTCGGCGTGCGCTCTCTCGGATTGCCCGGTCGCAATCGCGGCGACGCTCGCGCGTCCGCAATGTTCGATCACCGGTGCGTGAAACGTCGCGCCGGCGAAGCCGTAGCCCATCAATCCAACCTTCAGCGATGCGGACATGCGATTCTTCCTGAGGAACGGCGCGCCGCCTTGCCACCGCGGCGGCGGCGCGCAATCTCATCATTGTGGCATTTGTGGGCTGGACCGGGGGCTGAGCATGACCCCCATCGCGGAGTCCATCGCGGTTGTCCATGTTAACATCGCACCTCTCGCGCGCATCGAGCCGCGCAGCATGTCCCGGGCCTTCGGCCGGCGCCTCCCGCCGGTCCGATCTCAGCGGCCCTCAACCGTCTTACCCATCCACAAACGATGTCCGCAGGCCTGAACCCCGCTCAAAGTGAAGCGGTCCGTTATCTCGACGGTCCCTGTCTCGTACTCGCCGGCGCCGGCAGTGGCAAGACGCGCGTGATCACGCAGAAAATCGCTCACCTGATCGAAGCGAAGGGCTTCGAGCCACGCCACATCGCCGCCGTCACGTTCACGAACAAGGCCGCGGCGGAAATGCGCGAGCGCGTCGGCAAGCTGCTCGAAGGCAAGACGCTGACCGCGCCGGGCAAGGAAGGCCGCAAGGTGCCCGTGAACCAGCTGACGGTGTGTACCTTCCACTCGCTCGGCGTGCAGATCCTGCGGCAGGAGGCGGAACACGTCGGACTGAAGCCGCAATTCTCGATCATGGATTCCGACGACTGCTTCGGCATGATCCAGGAACAGGTCGGCTCGACGGACAAGGGCTTCATCCGCAAAATCCAGTCGATCATCTCGCTGTGGAAGAACGGCCTGATCATGCCCGAGCAGGCGATCGCGACCGCATCGACCGAGGACGAGCATCAGGCGGCGATCGTCTATCGCAACTACGTGGCGACGCTGCATGCATATCAGGCGGTCGATTTCGACGATCTGATCCGCCTGCCCGCCGAGCTGTTCGCGAGCAACGAGCAGGTGCGCGATCGCTGGCAGAACAAGCTGCGCTATCTGCTGATCGACGAATATCAGGACACCAATGCGTGCCAGTACGAACTGGTGAAGCTGCTGGCCGGCAAGCGCGCGGCATTCACGGCGGTCGGCGACGACGACCAGGCGATCTACGGCTGGCGCGGCGCGACCCTCGAGAACCTCGGCCAGCTCGGCAAAGATTTTCCGAATCTGCACCTGATCAAGCTCGAACAGAATTACCGCTCGACGGTGCGTATCCTGACCGCCGCGAACAACGTGATCGCGAACAACCCGAAGCTGTTCGAGAAAAAGCTGTGGTCCGAGCACGGCATGGGCGACACGATCACGGTGACCGGCTGCAACGACGAGGAGCACGAGGCGGAGTCGGTCGTGTTTCGGCTGTCCGCGCACAAGTTCGAGCGGCGCGCGAATTTCCGCGACTACGCGATCCTCTATCGCGGCAACTTCCAGGCGCGCATCTTCGAGCAGGTGCTGCGCCGCGAACGGATTCCGTACGTGCTGTCGGGCGGCCAGTCGTTCTTCGACAAGGCCGAGATCAAGGACATCTGCGCGTACCTGCGCCTGATCGCCAATGCGAACGACGACCCCGCGTTCATCCGTGCGATCACGACACCGCGCCGTGGCGTCGGCAATACGACGCTGGAGGCGCTCGGCGCGTTCGCGGGCCAGGCAAAGGTGTCGCTGTTCGAGGCGGTCTACATGGGCGGCATCGAGGCGCGTCTGTCGCCGCGTCAGATCGAGCCGATGCGCGCGTTCTGCGACTTCATGCAGCGCCTGACCGACCGTGCGGAGAAGGATGCGGCGGGCACGCTGCTCGACGAGCTGATGGAAGCGATCCACTACGAAGCGTATCTGTACGACGCGTTCGACGAACGCCAGGCGCAGGCGAAGTGGCAGAACGTGCTCGAGTTCATCGAGTGGCTGAAGCGCAAGGGCACGAAGGAGGAGCCGGCGGCCGGCAGCGAGGCGACCGGCTACGACACCGCCGACGGCCTCGGCGACACCGGCAAGAACCTGCTCGGCCTGATCCAGACGGTCGCGCTGATGTCGATGCTCGAAGGTCGCGAGGAAGATCCGGATGCGGTGCGGCTGTCGACCGTGCATGCGTCGAAGGGGCTCGAGTATCCGCACGTGTTTCTGGTCGGCGTCGAGGAAGGCATCATGCCGCATCGCGGCGGCGCGGACGACGAGCCGATCGACGACGCGCGCATCGAGGAGGAGCGCCGGCTGATGTACGTCGCGATCACGCGCGCGCAGCGCAGCCTGCATCTGAACTGGTGCAAGAAGCGTAAGAGGGCGCGGGAGACGATCGTCTGCGAGCCGTCGCGCTTTATCAACGAGATGCTGCTCGACGATGCGCCGCCGCCGACGCCGGAAGAGGCGCCGATGTCGCCGAAGGATCGGCTCGCGAGTCTGAAGGCGCTGTTGCAGAAGGCGTGAGCGGGTGAGGCTTCAAGTGCCTGCCCGGTGCGGTTGCTTATCGTTGCGCATAAAAAATCCCTGCATCGCGTTAGCGCATGCAGGGATTTTTCGTTTAGCGGCTGATCCCGCCCGTTTTACTTCACCGCGCTGACCATATAGTCGACCGCGGCCTTCACGTCCGCATCCGAAGCATTCGAGCCGCCCTTCGGCGGCATCGCGCCCTTGCCGTGCAGCGCGAAGTTGTAGACCGTGTCCATCGAGTCCTTCAGGCGCGGCGCCCATGCTTCCTTGTCGCCGAACTTCGGCGCATTCAGCACGCCGGCCGCGTGACAGGCCTGACATACCGACTGATACAGCGCCTTGCCGGCCTGCGACGCATCCGCGCTTTGCGCGCCGCCTGCTGCCGGGGCGGGAGTCTGCGGCACGCTGGCCATGGCGGCCATCGCCGCGGCGGCCTGGGCCGCGCCCGCGTCCGATGCGGCTGCCGTACCGGATGCCGCAGCGGCACCCGATGCCGCAGCCGCGCCCGCCGCCGGCTGCGCCGGCTCGGGGAAGCTCGCGCCCGAATTGTTCGCCATATAGACGACCGCGCGCGCGATCTCGAAGTCGCTGTAGTCGTCGGGGCTCGTGCCGCCGCGCGGCGGCATTGCGCCCTTGCCGGACAGGGCGGTGTGCCACAGCGTGTCGAAGCCTTGCGCGATGCGCGGGGCCCAGTCGGCGGTGTTGGTGAATTTCGGCGCGCCTGCAGCACCCGACGCGTGACACGCCGAGCAGACCGCCTTGTAGACTTCCTCGCCGCTCTTGTAGACGCGCGGTGCGTTGGCGTCGCGGACTTCAACCTGGGCGATCGGATGGATGCGGGAGGTGACTTCGGCTTCGGCGAGGGAGTCGGTGCCGGCGCCGGTGCGTGTCGAATTATCGACGTAGACGGCGAGCAGAACGATGATGATGATTGGCACAGCAAACCCGGCGATGACCGCGGCGATGAGCTGTGCTGGGGTTTTGATCGGGGCTCCGTGTGGTGCTTCGCTCATGCTTGTCTCGTCTCCGTGGGTATGTGAGCGGTACAGCGCGACGGCAACTTCTTGTTCTTTGTCAGCCACGGACGATTATAGACGCAAGGTTTCGGCGGCGGCGAGGGGGCCTGGATGGTGTTCAGCAGGCGTTTACCCGGATCGATGCGGACGGCGGCGGGGCGCGGGGAAGACCTTGGAGCGGCGTCGGAGGCCGTCCGGTGGACGGTTCGGCCGAAACCGGGTATCCTTGCGGTCTCTCGCGTTGGCGTCGCGTCCGTTCTGGTTGCCGTGCTTTCGCGTAGATTCCCCGCAGTTTTGTGGTGAAGCGCCCGTAGCTCAATGGATAGAGTACTGCCCTCCGAAGGCAGGGGTTGCTGGTTCGATCCCAGCCGGGCGCGCCAAGTCTGATCAGGCTGTCAGCGGTTTCCTCCCTTCGTCGTGCAGTACCGTTGCAGTTGGTTGCAGCTAGCACCGGCGTCGGCTCGGCCGTCAGCGGCGTGACCCAATGCGCCAGGTGATCGGCTGACAAGGTGCGCGTACCGCTGCATCATTTCCATCGTCTCCCATCCGCCCAGCTCCTTCAATACCTGCAGCGGCGTGCCGCGTTGCACGTGCCAGCTCGCCCAGATGTGACGCAGGTCGTCCCGCCCGCGCTCGTTGCGATCGTGGTCGCAATTGCATCGTGGGTTATCGCTCACCAGCAGATTCGTGTTGCTAAGGGAAAACTGAATCTCACCTGTCTCGGGTGCGGTACGAGATGTTTACGCT encodes the following:
- a CDS encoding UvrD-helicase domain-containing protein, producing the protein MSAGLNPAQSEAVRYLDGPCLVLAGAGSGKTRVITQKIAHLIEAKGFEPRHIAAVTFTNKAAAEMRERVGKLLEGKTLTAPGKEGRKVPVNQLTVCTFHSLGVQILRQEAEHVGLKPQFSIMDSDDCFGMIQEQVGSTDKGFIRKIQSIISLWKNGLIMPEQAIATASTEDEHQAAIVYRNYVATLHAYQAVDFDDLIRLPAELFASNEQVRDRWQNKLRYLLIDEYQDTNACQYELVKLLAGKRAAFTAVGDDDQAIYGWRGATLENLGQLGKDFPNLHLIKLEQNYRSTVRILTAANNVIANNPKLFEKKLWSEHGMGDTITVTGCNDEEHEAESVVFRLSAHKFERRANFRDYAILYRGNFQARIFEQVLRRERIPYVLSGGQSFFDKAEIKDICAYLRLIANANDDPAFIRAITTPRRGVGNTTLEALGAFAGQAKVSLFEAVYMGGIEARLSPRQIEPMRAFCDFMQRLTDRAEKDAAGTLLDELMEAIHYEAYLYDAFDERQAQAKWQNVLEFIEWLKRKGTKEEPAAGSEATGYDTADGLGDTGKNLLGLIQTVALMSMLEGREEDPDAVRLSTVHASKGLEYPHVFLVGVEEGIMPHRGGADDEPIDDARIEEERRLMYVAITRAQRSLHLNWCKKRKRARETIVCEPSRFINEMLLDDAPPPTPEEAPMSPKDRLASLKALLQKA
- a CDS encoding oxidoreductase — encoded protein: MSASLKVGLMGYGFAGATFHAPVIEHCGRASVAAIATGQSERAHADYPHAKIVADLDALLALDDIDCVVIATPNDTHFDLARRTLEAGKHVVVDKPVTLSAADAHTLANIALARGKLFAPFHNRRWDGDFLTVRDLLARVELGRVTHYESHFDRFRPGVRQRWREDVTRGGGLLFDLGPHLIDQTLALFGAPQTVSATVRTHRDDASAPDYVHIQLGYEEFEVVLHASALTALPGPRFAIHGTRGSYVKHGLDTQEDQLKAGLRPGDAGFGAGNTPGVLRVLEGDEEVERELPTRNGEYAGFYIALADTIQNGVAFPVSTRDAVDVMTIIELAARSSEQGVRLPFERIR
- a CDS encoding c-type cytochrome, yielding MSEAPHGAPIKTPAQLIAAVIAGFAVPIIIIVLLAVYVDNSTRTGAGTDSLAEAEVTSRIHPIAQVEVRDANAPRVYKSGEEVYKAVCSACHASGAAGAPKFTNTADWAPRIAQGFDTLWHTALSGKGAMPPRGGTSPDDYSDFEIARAVVYMANNSGASFPEPAQPAAGAAAASGAAAASGTAAASDAGAAQAAAAMAAMASVPQTPAPAAGGAQSADASQAGKALYQSVCQACHAAGVLNAPKFGDKEAWAPRLKDSMDTVYNFALHGKGAMPPKGGSNASDADVKAAVDYMVSAVK